The segment CGACCGCGCCGGCGCCGAGGAAGAGGAGCGCCTTGAACGCGGCGTGGTTCAGCGTGTGGTAGAGGCCGGCGGCGAGCGCCAGGAGCGCGAGCGCCTCGAGCCCGGCCGGCCGGTAGATCATCGCCGCGCCGACGCCGATCAGGATGATCCCGATGTTCTCGATGCTGTGGAACGCGAGCAGGCGCTTGAGGTCGTGGTCCACGAGCGCGTAGAGGACCCCGATCACGGACGACGTCGCGCCCAGGAGCAGGACCGCGACGCCCCACCAAACCGGCCCGGCGCCGAGCCAGTCGAAGCCGGCGCGCAGCAGCCCGTAGACGCCGAGCTTGATCATGACGCCCGACATCAGCGCCGAGACGTGACTGGGCGCGGCCGGGTGCGCGAGGGGGAGCCAGACGTGGAGCGGGATCACGCCGGCCTTGCCGAGGAAGCCCGCGGCGAGGAGCACGAAGACGGCGTCGCGCCGGAGGGCCGTGAGGCCCGGCGCGGCTGCGTGCCAGTCGGCGAAGCGCCAGCTCCCCGTGGCCGCGCCGAGCAGCAGCATGCCCGCGAGCAGGCAGACGAGCCCGGCGTGGGTCATGACCGCATACACCCACGCGGCCCGCACCGCGCCCGGCTCGCGCGGGTCGTGGAGTACGAGGAAGTAGCAGGCGAGCGACATGAGCTCCCACGCGATCGCGAACGACATGAGATTCGCCGCGAGCGGGACGACGCACATCGCCAGGACGAAGCCGACATAGGCCAGGACCCCGCGGCGCTCGCCTCCGGCGTAGCCGATGGCGTAGATCGACGCGGGGATGGTGGCGACGCCGACGAGGGCGAGGAAGAAGCCGCCGAGCGGGTCCAGCGCCAGCTCGAGGCCACCGAGGGGCACGAGCCACGGCACGGAGAGCGTCCACGCGCGACCGAACACGCCGGCGAGGCCCGCCGCGATCGCCACGACGCCGACCGCGGTCGCGCAGAGGAACCCGAGCGCGGCCATCAGCGGCGGCGGCCGAGCACGTCGAGGAGCCCTGCGAGGATCGCCGCCGGTGACGGCGGGCAGCCCGGGATGACGGCGTCCACGGGCACGACGTCGCCCACACCGCCCACGATCGCGTACGAGCCGCGGAAGATCCCGCCGTCGCGGGCACAGTCGCCGACGGCGACGACCAGCTTCGGGTCGGGCGTGGCCTCCCACGTCCGGCGGAGCGCCTCGGCCATGTTCCGCGTCACGGGGCCCGTCACGAGCAGGCAGTCGGCGTGACGCGGCGAGGCGACGACGTGGAGGCCGAAGCGCTCGAGGTCGTAGTGGGGCCCGGTGAGCGCCGCGATCTCGAGCTCGCAGGCATTGCACGATCCGGCGTCCACCTCGCGGATCCCGAGCGAGCGGCCGAAGACGCGGCGGACCGCGTCCGCGAGCCGGGCGCCGACCCGCTCGACGTCGGCGTCGTGCCGGACGGGCTCGGTGACGATCCCGGCGCGGAGGGCGGCCTGGAGCTGGCGGAACACGGGTCAGCGCCGCCGCGGCGGGCGGGCCTCCTCGCGGAGCGCGCGAAGCATGCCCTGGGTGCTGACGAGGTGGTTATCGAAGATCCGGCGCGCGACGTCGAGCAGGTCGCCGACCAGCGGGTCGCGGAGCGCGTAGCGCACCGTCGTGCCCTCCTTCCGCGCGCCGACGACGTTCGCGCGCCGCAGGACCGCGAGCTGCGAGGAGACGGTGGGCTGGTCGAGGCCGAGCGCGGCCTGGAGCTCCTGGACGCTCCGCTCGCGCGCGCGCAGGAACTCGAGGATCCGGATGCGGAGCGGGTGGGCGATCGCCTTGAAGAAGTCCGCCTTGAACGCCTGCAGCTCCGTGGACGCGAGGGCCTGGGCCACGGGAACTTCTTATATCTCGATATGCCTATATAGTCAATTCGTCCCGAGCAGCTCGCGGTACACGCCCGTGGTGAGCTCCATGGACGCGTCGATCGAGTAGCGGGCGCTCACGAGCCGCGCGCCCGCGCGGCCGAACGCCTCGGCCCGCGCCGGGTCGTTGACGAGGTCGAGGATCGCCGCCGCGAGGGCACGGGGGTCGCCCGGCGGCACGAGGCGCCCCGTCTCGCCGTCGCGGACGAGCTCCGGGCTGCCGCCGACCGTGGACGCGACGACGGGCGTGCCGACCGCGAAGGCCTGCGGGATCACCTGCGAGGTGGCCTCCGAGCGGATCGACGGGAGCACGAGGACGTCGAGCGCGGCCATGATCTCGGGGATGTCGCGGCGGAACCCCGTCAGGGTCACCGCCGCCTCGAGCCCCATGTCGCCGGCCCGCCGGCGCACCTCGCCGTGGCCCACGCCGTCCCCGACGATGAGGAAGCGCGCGTCCGGGCGCGCGCGGAGGACTTCGCGCGCGGCCTCGAGAAAGACGTTGTGGCCCTTGGACCCTCGGATATTGGCGACGAGGCCGACCAGCGGCCGGCCGGCCGTGAGACCGAGCTCGTCGCGCACCGTCTTGCCGGAGACGCCGGGATGAAAGCGCCGCGTGTCCACGCCGGGCGGGATCGAGACCACGCGCGCGGCCGGCACGCCCGCGCCGACGACGATGGCGCGCACGGCCTCGCCGCTCGTGACCACGCGGTGGGCCAGGCGATACACGAGCGCACGGCGGGACAGGATCCGGATGGACACGTGACGGCTGCGCACCACGGCGAGCCCGAGCGACCGCGCGGCGAGGCCGCCGAGCCAGCTGTCCACGGAGCTATGGGTGTGGACGAGGCCCACCGCGCGCGCGTGCATGAGCCGGCGCAGGGTCAGCAGCGCGCCCAGGTCGTGGATGCCGCGCATCCGGACCGGGACCGTCGGGATCCCGGCGGCCTCGGCCTCGGCGAGGAGGGGGCTCGCGGGCTGGCAGGCGACGAGCGCTCCCCAGCCGTGGTCGAGGAGCCAGCGCGACTCGGCGAGGATCCGGAGCTCCTGGCCGCCGAGCCCGCGCGACGCCTCGGTGTGGAGGATCGTCGGCATGGCGACAGACTACCGCCGCCGACGCTCAGAGGAAAAGAAGCGGGTGTTGGGGGGCTCGGGGGCTACCAGCGGCCGCCGCGGGAGCCGCCGCGGCCGCCGCCACCGCCGCCGCCGCCACCGCCGAAGCCCCCACGGCCACCGCCGCCGCCCCGGCCACCGCCGCCGCTGCCCGGCGCCTTCGCCTTCTCGACCTGGATGGTGCGGCCGTCGAAGCTCGTGCCGTTCAGCTTGCTGATGGCGCTCTCGGCTTCCTCGGGCGTCGCCATTTCGACGAACCCGAAGCCGCGCGAGCGGCCGGTGTCCCGGTCCGTCACGACGCTCGCGGACTCGACCGTGCCGCACGCCGCGAACGCCTCGCGCAAGCGCTCGTTGGAAGTGGAGAAGGAGAGGCCGCCGACGAAGAGCTTGACCGCCATGGAAGGAGCTCCTTGTGCCTTCCGACGCTTTGCACGGCCCTGAGCTCGGAAGGAGGTCGGGGACGCGGCCTGGCGGGGAGGAAGGTTCCCGGCGAACCGACGACCGCACCAGACAGGTGGAGTATACACTTGTTGGCAAGAGCCGCGGGCCGAATCTTGCCGAGGTGCGCGTGGTCGATTTCCTCATCCGGCATTTCCAATATGTCGGGCTCTTCCTGGTTCTCCTGGGCGCCGGCCTCGGCCTGCCGGTGCCCGAGGAGGTGCCGGTCGTCGCGGCCGGTGTTCTCTCACGCGCCGGGATTTTCAGGTGGTGGCTCGCGCTGCCCGTGTGCCTCGTGGGCGCCCTCGCCGGCGACGCCGTCCTCTACTGGACCGGCCACCACTGGGGCGAGCGGGTGCTCGACTGGCGGCCCGTCCGCCGCATCCTCCCCGCGGCGCGCGCGGCGCGTCTGCTCGTGGCGTACCGCGAGCACGGCGCGAAGATCGTCTTCGGCGCCCGCCACGTGATGGGGCTCCGGGCGGCGGCGTTCCTCACGGCCGGCATCGCGCGGGTCCCGTTCTGGAAGTTCCTCGCGGCGGACGCGGCCGCCGCCTGCCTCGGCCTTCCCGCGGGCTTCGCCCTGGCCTTCGCGTTCGCCGACCGGGTGGAGAGCGTGCTCGCCGACGTCCACCGCGTCGAGCGCTGGGCGGCGCTCGTCGCCGTCCTCACCGTCGCCGTGTGGCTCGCGCTCCGGGCGTACCGCAAGGCGCGGCGCGCGTAATGCTATAGTCGGCGTGGAGACTGGCGTGACGTCAGGCGAACGGAAGCCCTGGCACGCGATCTTTCGGCTGCTCGAGGGCGACGAGCGGGTCTTCGCGGTCCTCCTCGCCGTCGTGATGGTGGGCGGCCTCGCCACCCTCGGCGTCGTCCCCCTGCGGCCACGTCACCGGATCGACCTCTTCAACCTCGTCTTCTGGTTCGCCGCCTACAAGGTGTGCATCTTCGCCCTCGTGACCGTGAAGCCGCGCGCGACGGCCGCGATCTTCGTGGGCGCTCTCGCGATCGACCTCGCGGTGGTCTTCGTGCTCCTCTCCCTCACCGGCGGCGGCGACAGCCTCTTCGTCAACCTCTTCTACCCGCTGGTCGCCGTCAACGCCTACTACTTCGGGAGGTGGGTCGGCTTGCTGCTCGCCGCGGTCGCCGGCCTGCTCTACTGGACGGCGGCGTGGCTCGCGCCGCCCAACGCCGCGTGGACGGCGGTGGTATTCCTGATGGGGCTCGTCGGGCTGCCCGCGTACGCCCTGGGGCACGTGGCGGATCGCGAGCGCCGGGCGCGTACCGAGGTCGAGCGGCTCAACGTCGAGCTCACGGGGACGCTCTCGCGGCTCCAGACGGCGCAGCAGGAGCTGCTCGTCGCCGAGCGGATGGCGACCGTGGGCCGCGTCTCGCTCAAGGTCGCCCACGAGGTGCGCAACCCCATCAGCGCGATCGAGCTGAACGCCGAGATGCTCGACGACATCGTGCGCGGGCGCGCCGGCCAGGACATGGAGGACGCGACGGGGCTCGTGCGGGCGATCCGCGACCAGGTCAACACGCTCGACGCGATCACCGAGGAGTACCTGGCCTTCGCGCGGTTCCCGAAGCCGAACTTCGAGGAAGAGTCGGTGAACCAGCTCGTCCAGGAGCTCGCCGACTTCGTCCGCCCGGTCTGGAGCAGGCAGGGACTCGCCGTGCGCGTGGAGATTGACCCGGACGTGCCCATGACGGAGATCGACCGCGGGCTCATGCGCCAAGCGATCCTGAACCTCGTGAAGAACGGGCTCGAGGCGCTCTCGAGCGGCGGCGAGCTGACGATCGCGAGCCACTTCGCCGGCGACGCCACCGAGATCGCGGTGTCGGACACGGGCTCGGGCATCCCGGACGCCGTCGGTGCGCGGCTCTTCGAGCAGTTCTTCACGACCAAGCCCCAGGGTACGGGCCTCGGTCTCTCGATCGCGCGCCAGATCGTCGAGGAGCACGGCGGCGAGATCCGCTGGGCGAACCGGCCGGGGCGGGGCGCGACCTTCACGATCCGCCTGCCGATCAAGCGCGTGCCGGCGACGAGGGACGTGGATGCCTGAGCCCGCGACGCTGCTGGTGGCCGACGACGACCCCGGGCTCCGCGAGAGCCTCGAGCGGACGCTGACGCGCGAGGGCTACAAGGTCCTCCTCGCCTCCGACGGCAACGCCGCGCTCGAGCGTCTGCAGGGGGGCGGGATCGACCTCGTCCTCACCGACCTCAAGATGCCGGGGCTCACCGGCATCGAGGTGCTGCGCGCGGCCAAGGCGATCGCCCCCGACGTGGACGTGATCCTCCTCACCGCGTTCGGGACCGTCGAGGAGGCCGTGAAGGCGATGAAAGAGGGCGCCTACGACTTCCTCACCAAGCCCTTCCGGCGCGCCCAGGTGCTCCGCCTCATCCGCCAGGCGCTCGAGCGCCGCGAGCTGATCCAGCAGAACCGCGCCCTCCAGCAGCGGCTCGACGACCTGCTCCAGCAGGGCGTGGTCATCGGCTCGAGCCCCGCGTTCCGCCGGATGATGACGGTCGTCGAGCAGGTCGCCGACAGCTCGGCGACGGTCCTGCTCCAGGGCGAGAGCGGCACGGGCAAGGAGCTCGTGGCCCGCGCGATCCACGAGCGCTCGGCGCGGCGGAAGGGCCCGTTCGTGGCGGTGAACTGCGCCGCGTTGCCGGAGACGCTGCTCGAGTCCGAGCTCTTCGGGTACGAGAAGGGCGCATTCACCGGCGCGGCGGGGCGCAAGGAGGGGCGCTTCGAGCTCGCCGACGGCGGCACGCTGTTCCTCGACGAGGTCGCCGACCTCTCGCCGGTGACCCAGCCGAAGATCCTGCGCGTCCTGCAGGAGGGCGAGTTCGACCGGCTCGGCGGCACGCGCTCGCTCCGCGTGGACGTCCGGATCGTCACGGCGACCAACCAGGACCTCATCCAGATGGTAAAGGGCAAGCGCTTCCGCGAGGACCTCTACTATCGGCTCAATGTCATCACCGTCCGCGTGCCCCCGCTCCGCGAGCGCTACGAGGACGTCCGCGTCCTCGCCCAGCACTTCCTGCGCATCTACGCCGCGAAGAACGGCCGGAAGCTCGAGGGGTTCAGCGCCGAGGCCATCGAGCGTCTCGAGGCCTACGCGTGGCCGGGCAACGTCCGCGAGCTCGAGAACCTCGTCGAGCGCAGCGTCGTGCTGGCGCGGAAGGACCGGATCGACGCCGAAGATCTGCCGGAGGAGATCGTCGGCGTGAAGCGCGCGCCGCGCGACGCCATCCTGGAACTGGTCGGCACCCCGCTCGGCGAGATCGAGCAGCGCCTGCTCGACGAGACACTCCGCATCACCGGGGGCAACAAGACGCAGGCGGCCAAGCTCCTCGGCATCGACGTGCGCACGGTGGCGCGCAAGCTCGAGCGTCGCGAGGACGCGGACGAGGTGGGCGAGGCCCCCGCCTCGTGAAGGCGCTGCTCCTCACGCGCGAGTACCCGCCGCACGTCTACGGCGGGGCCGGCGTGGTCGCAGACCAGCTCTCGCGCGCGCTGGCGCGGCGGATGCCCGTCGAGGTGCGCTGCTTCGGCGAGCGCGCGCCCGGCGCCGCGCCCGAGGGCGTCACGGTCCGGGGCTACGCGCCCTGGGCGCGCCTCGCGGCGGGGGCGGACGGGCCGCGCTTCGCGCCCGCCCTCGAGACCCTCTCGATCGGGCTCGCGATGGCGCGCGACCCGGTGGACGCCGACGTCGCCCACGCCCACACGTGGTACGCGGACATGGCGGGCCTCTGGATCCGCACGCTCCACCGGATCCCGCTCGTCGTGACGCTCCACAGCCTCGAGCCCCTCCGGCCGTGGAAGGCCGACCAGCTCGGCAGCGGCTACCTGCTCTCGAGCTGGATCGAGAAGACGGCGGTGGAGGCCGCCGACCGCGTGATCGCGGTCTCGAGCCGGATGCGCGAGGACATCCTCGCGCACTTCGACGCCGATCCCGCGAAGGTCGTGGTGATCCACAACGGGATCGACCCCGAGCGCTTCCGGCGCACCGAGCGGCGCGACGCGCTGGACCGCCTCGGCGTCAGACCGCCCTACGTCCTCTTCGTCGGCCGGATCACCGATCAGAAGGGGATCTTCCACCTCCTCGAGGCGGCGCCCCGGCTGCCGAAGGGCGTGCAGGTCGTCCTCTGCGCCTCGGCGCCGGACACGCCCGAGATCGAGGAGCGCCTGCGCCGCGCGGTGTCGCGGCAGCCGAACGTCCTCTGGATCGGCGAGATGGCGCCCGTCGAGACCGTCGTCCAGCTCTACAGCCACGCCGCCGTCTTTGCGTGCCCCTCGGTGTACGAGCCCTTCGGCCTGATCAACCTCGAGGCGATGGCGTGCGAGACGCCGGTCGTCGCGTCCGCCGTCGGCGGGATCGTCGAGGTCGTC is part of the Candidatus Methylomirabilota bacterium genome and harbors:
- a CDS encoding proton-conducting transporter membrane subunit, translated to MAALGFLCATAVGVVAIAAGLAGVFGRAWTLSVPWLVPLGGLELALDPLGGFFLALVGVATIPASIYAIGYAGGERRGVLAYVGFVLAMCVVPLAANLMSFAIAWELMSLACYFLVLHDPREPGAVRAAWVYAVMTHAGLVCLLAGMLLLGAATGSWRFADWHAAAPGLTALRRDAVFVLLAAGFLGKAGVIPLHVWLPLAHPAAPSHVSALMSGVMIKLGVYGLLRAGFDWLGAGPVWWGVAVLLLGATSSVIGVLYALVDHDLKRLLAFHSIENIGIILIGVGAAMIYRPAGLEALALLALAAGLYHTLNHAAFKALLFLGAGAVVHGTGTRNMEELGGLIKRMPWTAACFLAGSAAIAALPPFNGFVSEWLTFMALLQNTRLAEPALNLVFALGIAGLALTSGLAMACFVKAFGISFLALPRSEAAARAHEAPSSMRAAMVALAVLCLGLGLAPTLVVPVLLGVARGLTGATAPVEVVDGLTLSVSGDFGSLSTLVLAVALAGGLMLPLVALRLAGASRRVRRAETWGCGRVLQTSRMEYTATAFSNPFKRVFDFFYRPAKRLAIEFHPESRLFVERIEYENPTRSIFEDWLYRPVLGTLSAVARRARAIQSGSTNVYLAYILAMLLVLLVLA
- the nuoB gene encoding NADH-quinone oxidoreductase subunit NuoB; translation: MFRQLQAALRAGIVTEPVRHDADVERVGARLADAVRRVFGRSLGIREVDAGSCNACELEIAALTGPHYDLERFGLHVVASPRHADCLLVTGPVTRNMAEALRRTWEATPDPKLVVAVGDCARDGGIFRGSYAIVGGVGDVVPVDAVIPGCPPSPAAILAGLLDVLGRRR
- a CDS encoding metalloregulator ArsR/SmtB family transcription factor; this translates as MAQALASTELQAFKADFFKAIAHPLRIRILEFLRARERSVQELQAALGLDQPTVSSQLAVLRRANVVGARKEGTTVRYALRDPLVGDLLDVARRIFDNHLVSTQGMLRALREEARPPRRR
- a CDS encoding glycosyltransferase; protein product: MPTILHTEASRGLGGQELRILAESRWLLDHGWGALVACQPASPLLAEAEAAGIPTVPVRMRGIHDLGALLTLRRLMHARAVGLVHTHSSVDSWLGGLAARSLGLAVVRSRHVSIRILSRRALVYRLAHRVVTSGEAVRAIVVGAGVPAARVVSIPPGVDTRRFHPGVSGKTVRDELGLTAGRPLVGLVANIRGSKGHNVFLEAAREVLRARPDARFLIVGDGVGHGEVRRRAGDMGLEAAVTLTGFRRDIPEIMAALDVLVLPSIRSEATSQVIPQAFAVGTPVVASTVGGSPELVRDGETGRLVPPGDPRALAAAILDLVNDPARAEAFGRAGARLVSARYSIDASMELTTGVYRELLGTN
- a CDS encoding RNA-binding protein, whose product is MAVKLFVGGLSFSTSNERLREAFAACGTVESASVVTDRDTGRSRGFGFVEMATPEEAESAISKLNGTSFDGRTIQVEKAKAPGSGGGGRGGGGGRGGFGGGGGGGGGGRGGSRGGRW
- a CDS encoding VTT domain-containing protein; the protein is MVDFLIRHFQYVGLFLVLLGAGLGLPVPEEVPVVAAGVLSRAGIFRWWLALPVCLVGALAGDAVLYWTGHHWGERVLDWRPVRRILPAARAARLLVAYREHGAKIVFGARHVMGLRAAAFLTAGIARVPFWKFLAADAAAACLGLPAGFALAFAFADRVESVLADVHRVERWAALVAVLTVAVWLALRAYRKARRA
- a CDS encoding ATP-binding protein, which codes for MTSGERKPWHAIFRLLEGDERVFAVLLAVVMVGGLATLGVVPLRPRHRIDLFNLVFWFAAYKVCIFALVTVKPRATAAIFVGALAIDLAVVFVLLSLTGGGDSLFVNLFYPLVAVNAYYFGRWVGLLLAAVAGLLYWTAAWLAPPNAAWTAVVFLMGLVGLPAYALGHVADRERRARTEVERLNVELTGTLSRLQTAQQELLVAERMATVGRVSLKVAHEVRNPISAIELNAEMLDDIVRGRAGQDMEDATGLVRAIRDQVNTLDAITEEYLAFARFPKPNFEEESVNQLVQELADFVRPVWSRQGLAVRVEIDPDVPMTEIDRGLMRQAILNLVKNGLEALSSGGELTIASHFAGDATEIAVSDTGSGIPDAVGARLFEQFFTTKPQGTGLGLSIARQIVEEHGGEIRWANRPGRGATFTIRLPIKRVPATRDVDA
- a CDS encoding sigma-54 dependent transcriptional regulator, with amino-acid sequence MPEPATLLVADDDPGLRESLERTLTREGYKVLLASDGNAALERLQGGGIDLVLTDLKMPGLTGIEVLRAAKAIAPDVDVILLTAFGTVEEAVKAMKEGAYDFLTKPFRRAQVLRLIRQALERRELIQQNRALQQRLDDLLQQGVVIGSSPAFRRMMTVVEQVADSSATVLLQGESGTGKELVARAIHERSARRKGPFVAVNCAALPETLLESELFGYEKGAFTGAAGRKEGRFELADGGTLFLDEVADLSPVTQPKILRVLQEGEFDRLGGTRSLRVDVRIVTATNQDLIQMVKGKRFREDLYYRLNVITVRVPPLRERYEDVRVLAQHFLRIYAAKNGRKLEGFSAEAIERLEAYAWPGNVRELENLVERSVVLARKDRIDAEDLPEEIVGVKRAPRDAILELVGTPLGEIEQRLLDETLRITGGNKTQAAKLLGIDVRTVARKLERREDADEVGEAPAS
- the glgA gene encoding glycogen synthase is translated as MKALLLTREYPPHVYGGAGVVADQLSRALARRMPVEVRCFGERAPGAAPEGVTVRGYAPWARLAAGADGPRFAPALETLSIGLAMARDPVDADVAHAHTWYADMAGLWIRTLHRIPLVVTLHSLEPLRPWKADQLGSGYLLSSWIEKTAVEAADRVIAVSSRMREDILAHFDADPAKVVVIHNGIDPERFRRTERRDALDRLGVRPPYVLFVGRITDQKGIFHLLEAAPRLPKGVQVVLCASAPDTPEIEERLRRAVSRQPNVLWIGEMAPVETVVQLYSHAAVFACPSVYEPFGLINLEAMACETPVVASAVGGIVEVVEDGKTGLLVPPSRPDELAAALRRVLEDEALARAMGRAGRRRVEAQFSWASVAERTERVYADAIAEFARSTGEG